A part of Paenibacillus donghaensis genomic DNA contains:
- a CDS encoding carbohydrate ABC transporter permease: MDKETKLFQLTAHIIMTLLTVLALVPILLLVISSFTDNDTLLRNGYSFFPSKLSNSAYTYLFDQGDVIFRAYGISFFVTIVGTTLSVIITTLISYPLARNDLPGKNVLSFFVFFTLLFNGGLVPTYLMYTGVFGIKNSIWALIVPGLLMNAFNVLLVRSYFVTGVPTEILEAARIDGASEFTTFRRVAVPMAKPIIATVALFVGIMYWNDWNNGYIYLTTRTDLFSIQNLLNRMIQNIQFLSSNSSSVSNVQEGLAQIPSATVRMAIAVTGILPIVVVYPFIQGNFVKGITLGGVKG; encoded by the coding sequence ATGGACAAAGAAACCAAGCTATTTCAACTGACGGCGCATATCATCATGACCCTGTTAACTGTGCTTGCTTTGGTGCCGATTTTACTGCTGGTGATTTCGTCGTTTACTGATAACGACACGCTGCTAAGAAACGGATATTCGTTTTTCCCCAGTAAACTCAGTAATTCGGCATATACCTATTTATTTGACCAGGGCGATGTCATCTTTCGCGCCTACGGTATTTCATTTTTTGTAACGATTGTGGGCACCACGCTAAGTGTAATCATCACGACCCTGATTTCCTATCCGCTCGCCCGCAATGATTTGCCCGGAAAAAATGTACTTTCTTTCTTCGTATTCTTTACGCTGTTGTTTAACGGCGGGCTGGTCCCGACCTATCTGATGTACACCGGAGTCTTCGGCATTAAAAATTCTATCTGGGCCCTGATTGTCCCGGGTCTGCTGATGAATGCCTTTAATGTGCTGCTTGTGCGCAGCTACTTTGTTACAGGCGTGCCTACGGAAATTCTGGAGGCGGCACGAATTGACGGAGCGAGCGAGTTTACTACCTTCAGACGTGTCGCGGTACCCATGGCTAAACCGATTATCGCCACCGTGGCGCTGTTTGTGGGCATCATGTACTGGAACGACTGGAACAACGGTTACATTTATCTGACGACACGGACGGATTTATTCAGTATCCAGAATTTGCTGAACCGGATGATCCAGAACATCCAGTTCCTGTCCTCCAATTCTTCCTCGGTGAGCAACGTCCAGGAAGGGCTGGCCCAAATTCCGTCGGCCACGGTGCGGATGGCAATTGCCGTTACCGGTATCCTGCCAATCGTCGTCGTGTACCCGTTCATCCAGGGCAACTTTGTTAAAGGAATCACACTTGGAGGCGTGAAAGGATAA
- a CDS encoding alpha/beta hydrolase has product MKMVEMNFTGNGRVKLTGYIQEPSKEMGTVAKKPAVLIFPGGGYAFLSDREAEPLALAYAAQGFQTFVLRYSIGKHAAGFQPLKEASQAVALIREHADEWHVIPDQIAVCGFSAGGHLACAVGLQGEHRPNALILSYPAIDLGGAEEAKAAKNQIVETLLGKADYTQEEMDVLNLHKHVTKEAPPAFIWTTGEDELVIVEHTLKLVSGYAAQKRPFEYHVFQKGEHGLSLAQPVFANGRKSMVDAHAAKWFDLSVEWLRSNFGELEVVDKPFEFNFESFVEELSPEE; this is encoded by the coding sequence ATGAAAATGGTAGAGATGAATTTCACTGGAAACGGGCGTGTGAAGCTGACGGGCTATATTCAAGAGCCATCCAAAGAAATGGGCACGGTGGCGAAAAAACCGGCCGTTCTGATCTTTCCCGGCGGCGGTTACGCCTTCCTGTCTGACCGCGAAGCGGAACCGCTTGCCCTGGCCTATGCCGCACAAGGCTTTCAGACATTTGTACTGCGCTATTCTATCGGCAAACATGCGGCTGGCTTCCAACCTCTGAAAGAGGCCTCCCAGGCGGTGGCTCTGATCCGGGAACATGCCGATGAGTGGCATGTTATCCCCGATCAGATCGCGGTTTGCGGCTTCTCCGCCGGCGGACACCTGGCTTGCGCCGTCGGCCTGCAAGGGGAGCATCGCCCGAATGCGCTGATCCTCTCCTATCCGGCCATTGATTTGGGCGGGGCGGAGGAAGCGAAGGCGGCCAAAAACCAAATCGTGGAAACCCTGCTGGGAAAAGCAGACTATACCCAGGAAGAGATGGATGTGCTTAATTTGCACAAGCATGTTACCAAGGAGGCTCCGCCCGCCTTTATCTGGACAACCGGGGAGGACGAACTGGTCATTGTAGAGCACACCCTGAAGCTTGTATCCGGGTATGCCGCTCAAAAACGTCCATTCGAATATCATGTGTTCCAAAAAGGAGAGCACGGTTTGTCCCTAGCTCAGCCTGTGTTTGCCAACGGCAGAAAAAGTATGGTCGATGCCCACGCCGCTAAATGGTTCGATTTGAGTGTGGAGTGGCTGCGCTCCAACTTCGGTGAACTGGAAGTCGTGGACAAACCTTTTGAATTCAATTTTGAATCCTTTGTGGAAGAGCTATCCCCGGAGGAGTGA
- a CDS encoding L-fucose/L-arabinose isomerase family protein, with protein MKKLKLGYAPTRRFTFSAEDAFKYKVEIRKQIESFGMDIDIVDLEGLNEEGLLYDDHINADLIAKRFKEEEVDAVFFPHCNFGTEDTVARVGKALGKPVLLWGPRDEAPLADGMRLRDTQCGIFATGKVLRRFDVPFTYVTNSWVNDPVFERGFTNFVAAANVVRQFKSLRILQIGPRPASFWTMMCNEGELLERFGIEIHPITLVDIQLRTRKIAAGSSAELLDTIDYIKEKLDYSEVTEDDVRRIAALKVAMKSFARETGSSAIAIQCWSSLQEAMSIMPCLANAILTDEQIPVTCETDIHGAITSIMVQAAAMNELPTFFADITIRHPENDNGELLFHCGNFPVSLSVEQKPKLRKHFLFDDHAPGTHESEIRGGGMTIARFDGDHGEYSMFLGKARGIEGPYTRGSYVWVEVNDWPLWEEKLVKGPYVHHSVGIHANVIPAIYEACNYIPGLTPDPVDPTEQEIQSWLRGSDLARTKQSGLHV; from the coding sequence ATGAAGAAGCTAAAGTTGGGTTATGCACCGACACGCCGGTTTACGTTCAGCGCCGAGGATGCCTTTAAGTACAAAGTAGAAATCCGCAAGCAAATTGAGAGCTTTGGAATGGATATTGACATTGTGGACCTGGAAGGCCTAAACGAGGAAGGTCTGCTGTACGACGACCATATTAATGCCGATCTGATTGCCAAACGGTTCAAAGAGGAAGAAGTCGATGCCGTATTTTTTCCGCACTGTAACTTCGGTACCGAAGACACTGTAGCCCGTGTTGGCAAAGCGCTTGGCAAGCCCGTTCTGCTCTGGGGGCCGCGGGATGAAGCGCCGCTTGCGGACGGTATGCGCCTGCGCGACACCCAATGTGGTATTTTCGCCACAGGCAAAGTTTTACGCAGATTCGACGTTCCCTTCACCTATGTAACCAACAGTTGGGTGAATGATCCGGTATTCGAGCGGGGCTTCACCAACTTTGTCGCTGCAGCCAACGTCGTACGCCAGTTCAAGAGCCTGCGTATTCTCCAGATCGGTCCGCGTCCCGCTTCGTTCTGGACCATGATGTGCAATGAAGGGGAGCTGCTTGAACGCTTCGGCATTGAGATTCATCCAATTACCCTTGTCGATATTCAGCTCCGCACCCGAAAAATCGCGGCCGGCAGCAGCGCCGAGCTGCTGGATACGATAGATTACATTAAAGAAAAGCTCGATTACAGTGAAGTGACCGAAGATGATGTAAGGCGAATCGCTGCTTTGAAAGTTGCCATGAAGTCCTTTGCCCGCGAGACGGGAAGCAGTGCTATCGCTATCCAGTGCTGGTCTTCGCTGCAGGAGGCCATGTCGATCATGCCGTGTCTGGCCAATGCGATCCTGACGGATGAACAAATTCCGGTCACCTGTGAAACGGACATCCATGGAGCCATTACCTCCATTATGGTGCAGGCGGCCGCCATGAATGAATTGCCAACCTTTTTTGCGGACATTACCATCCGCCATCCCGAAAACGACAACGGGGAGCTGCTTTTCCACTGCGGAAATTTCCCTGTCTCGCTTTCTGTGGAGCAGAAACCGAAGCTGCGTAAGCATTTCCTCTTTGACGACCATGCTCCAGGAACCCATGAAAGCGAAATCCGTGGCGGCGGCATGACCATTGCCCGGTTCGACGGCGACCACGGTGAATACTCGATGTTCCTGGGCAAGGCCCGTGGCATTGAAGGCCCTTATACCCGCGGCTCCTATGTATGGGTGGAAGTGAACGACTGGCCGCTGTGGGAAGAAAAGCTGGTCAAAGGTCCTTATGTTCATCACTCCGTCGGCATCCATGCCAATGTTATTCCGGCCATCTACGAGGCCTGCAATTATATCCCCGGGCTGACGCCGGACCCCGTAGACCCTACGGAACAGGAAATCCAAAGCTGGCTTAGGGGTTCTGATCTTGCCCGCACTAAACAGTCAGGTCTTCACGTGTAA
- a CDS encoding ABC transporter permease: MEKVATKKTGLKKITSYMPLYLMMLPGLLYLFINNYLPMAGLVVAFKNYNARKGIFGSDWVGFENFKYLFKTTDGWVITRNTILYNFAFIVINTVLAVLVAILLSELTAKFRTKIYQSVILLPFLISSVIVSYLVFAFMSAESGFLNNTVLPALGLEPIAWYNEPKYWPIILIVVSAWKTVGYNCIIYLATIVGIDRGYYEAASLEGAGKLQQIWHITLPLLKPVIILLTMLALGRIFYSDFGLFYQVPQNQGALYSTTNTIDTYVYRGLLQLGNISMSSAAGLYQSVVGFILVLGSNLWVRRLDKNSAIF; encoded by the coding sequence ATGGAGAAGGTTGCCACTAAAAAAACGGGTCTGAAAAAAATCACCAGCTATATGCCCTTGTATTTGATGATGCTTCCGGGACTGCTCTACCTGTTCATCAACAATTATTTGCCCATGGCTGGCCTGGTCGTGGCCTTTAAAAATTACAATGCGCGGAAGGGCATCTTTGGCAGCGACTGGGTGGGATTCGAGAACTTTAAATATTTATTCAAGACGACGGACGGCTGGGTAATTACGAGAAATACGATTCTGTATAACTTTGCTTTTATTGTAATTAATACGGTTCTGGCTGTGCTGGTGGCGATTTTGTTAAGCGAGCTGACGGCAAAGTTTCGGACCAAAATCTATCAAAGTGTCATCCTGCTACCCTTCCTGATATCGTCCGTAATCGTCAGTTATCTGGTTTTTGCTTTCATGAGCGCCGAGAGCGGCTTTCTGAACAATACGGTGCTGCCTGCACTGGGGCTGGAACCCATCGCCTGGTACAACGAGCCAAAATATTGGCCAATCATACTGATTGTGGTCAGTGCGTGGAAGACAGTTGGGTACAACTGTATTATTTATCTGGCCACCATTGTCGGAATCGACCGGGGATATTATGAGGCGGCATCGCTGGAAGGGGCTGGCAAGCTGCAGCAGATCTGGCATATCACGCTTCCGCTGCTGAAGCCGGTCATTATTCTGCTCACCATGCTTGCGCTCGGCCGGATTTTTTATTCGGATTTCGGTCTCTTTTATCAGGTGCCGCAAAATCAGGGGGCGCTTTATTCCACTACCAATACTATCGATACCTACGTATATCGCGGTCTGCTGCAATTGGGGAATATCAGCATGTCCTCCGCAGCTGGACTATATCAGTCTGTTGTCGGGTTTATCCTTGTGCTCGGCTCCAACCTGTGGGTCCGCAGACTGGATAAGAACAGCGCAATCTTCTAA
- a CDS encoding ABC transporter substrate-binding protein, with translation MKKRKASLILLLSLVLSMTSVLTACQSGDDSGNKATASKDKPVSLVLTLPTFSTVPKDIAKVQEAMNEISRKEIGVEVQLQIIDSAAYNQQMILMLASGENLDIMSGLFTYSSAYQKGQLTELDDLLQQHGKGIIDTLGEEYINAIRINGVLYGLPNLRDFASGYGSFSMRKDILDKYKIDPATIKTAEDVENVFKVVHEKEPELTVVAPSSDSFLLQFRTFDGLGNDFGVLLNYGEKLEVVNLFKSDDYKNYLQMVRRWYQNGYISKDVTTTSEAVTPRVKAGSLFSYNTTWKPGSEQQESNMTGTPMVLVQTLDSFMPGSSVAAMPWTIPINSKHPEKTMEYLNLLYTNPDMMNLLAYGIEGDHYVGKEDGTIGFAEGVDSKNSGYNLNMTWLLPNEFITKVWEGNELSVWEDTRKFNDDAKKSAALGFTFDNAKVATEITAVQNVYDEYKKVLENGVVDPDKYLPEMNAKLDAAGIDVIIQEKQRQLDEWAAKK, from the coding sequence GTGAAAAAAAGAAAAGCAAGCCTGATCCTGCTGTTATCGCTCGTGTTGTCCATGACAAGTGTGTTGACTGCCTGCCAATCGGGCGATGACAGTGGCAATAAGGCAACGGCATCCAAGGATAAACCCGTGTCTCTGGTGCTGACTCTGCCGACGTTCAGCACAGTGCCCAAGGATATTGCGAAGGTGCAGGAGGCGATGAACGAAATCTCGCGCAAGGAAATTGGAGTAGAAGTACAGCTCCAGATCATTGATTCAGCGGCGTACAATCAGCAGATGATTCTGATGCTGGCGAGTGGAGAGAACCTGGACATTATGTCCGGCCTGTTCACATACAGCTCGGCTTACCAGAAGGGCCAGCTAACCGAGCTGGATGACCTGCTGCAGCAACACGGGAAGGGCATTATCGATACACTTGGTGAGGAATACATCAACGCTATCCGCATTAACGGCGTGCTGTACGGATTACCGAACCTGCGCGATTTTGCAAGCGGATACGGATCGTTCTCCATGCGCAAGGATATTCTGGACAAATACAAAATCGACCCAGCAACGATCAAAACAGCCGAGGATGTCGAGAACGTCTTCAAGGTTGTGCATGAAAAGGAACCGGAGCTGACTGTGGTGGCGCCGTCCAGCGACTCCTTCCTGTTGCAATTCCGGACCTTCGACGGTTTGGGCAACGATTTTGGCGTGCTGCTGAATTATGGCGAGAAGCTGGAAGTCGTCAATTTGTTTAAATCGGATGATTATAAGAATTACTTACAAATGGTCAGACGCTGGTACCAAAACGGATATATCAGCAAAGATGTAACCACTACTTCGGAAGCGGTTACACCAAGAGTGAAAGCAGGTTCGCTGTTTTCTTACAATACGACCTGGAAGCCTGGAAGCGAGCAGCAGGAATCCAATATGACCGGCACGCCAATGGTCCTCGTCCAGACACTGGATTCATTTATGCCCGGCTCCAGCGTGGCTGCGATGCCGTGGACGATTCCAATCAACTCTAAACACCCTGAAAAAACGATGGAATACCTGAATTTGCTGTACACCAACCCGGACATGATGAACCTGCTCGCCTATGGCATCGAGGGGGATCATTATGTGGGAAAAGAGGACGGTACAATTGGTTTCGCCGAAGGCGTGGATTCGAAGAACTCTGGATACAACCTTAACATGACCTGGCTGCTGCCTAACGAGTTCATTACAAAAGTTTGGGAAGGCAACGAGCTCTCCGTCTGGGAAGACACCCGCAAATTCAATGATGATGCCAAAAAATCGGCGGCGCTCGGCTTTACCTTCGACAATGCCAAGGTAGCGACAGAGATTACCGCTGTGCAGAACGTATACGATGAATACAAAAAAGTGCTGGAGAACGGGGTCGTGGACCCGGATAAATATTTGCCGGAGATGAATGCCAAGCTGGATGCTGCCGGAATTGACGTAATTATTCAGGAGAAACAGCGCCAACTGGATGAGTGGGCAGCCAAAAAATAA
- a CDS encoding transketolase family protein has translation MNKIPNRQVICDTLLELAKDDRDIMVLASDSRGSAAMAPFANTFPEQFVEVGIAEQNLVGMAAGLAHSGKKPFVTSPACFLSMRSIEQIKVDVAYSRTNVKLIGISGGVSYGALGMSHHSVQDIAVARAIPGLAIVLPADRHETKKLTEALVKYDGGVYVRIGRNPVEDVYESDDYPFEIGKAVIVQEGSDITIIAAGETVRVALDAAQALAESGVSARVINMHTIKPLDEEAIIAAARETGRIITVEEHSIYGGLGAAVAEVVVQHHPVPMKVLGIPDEPAIAGKSAEVFRHYGLTGDNIKQVAFELINK, from the coding sequence ATGAACAAGATTCCTAACCGCCAAGTTATCTGTGACACACTGCTGGAATTGGCCAAGGACGACCGGGATATTATGGTACTGGCCAGTGATTCACGCGGTTCCGCCGCGATGGCTCCTTTCGCCAATACATTTCCGGAGCAATTCGTCGAGGTTGGTATTGCAGAGCAGAACCTTGTAGGCATGGCCGCCGGATTGGCCCACAGCGGCAAGAAACCTTTTGTCACTTCACCTGCCTGCTTCCTGAGCATGCGCAGCATTGAGCAAATCAAGGTTGACGTCGCTTATTCGCGGACCAATGTGAAGCTGATCGGGATCAGCGGCGGCGTAAGCTACGGTGCGCTCGGCATGTCCCATCACTCCGTACAGGACATTGCGGTGGCCCGTGCCATTCCGGGACTGGCTATTGTGCTTCCCGCCGACCGCCACGAAACGAAGAAGCTGACCGAAGCGCTGGTTAAATATGACGGCGGCGTATATGTGCGGATTGGACGCAACCCGGTCGAGGACGTATACGAATCCGACGATTATCCGTTTGAAATAGGTAAGGCTGTAATTGTACAGGAAGGTTCCGATATTACGATCATTGCCGCCGGTGAAACCGTGCGGGTTGCCCTCGATGCCGCCCAGGCGCTTGCCGAAAGTGGCGTATCTGCCCGGGTCATCAACATGCATACGATTAAACCCTTGGATGAAGAGGCCATCATTGCTGCGGCACGGGAGACCGGACGCATTATTACGGTTGAAGAGCACAGCATTTACGGCGGTCTTGGCGCTGCCGTGGCGGAGGTTGTCGTACAGCATCATCCCGTTCCGATGAAGGTGCTCGGCATCCCGGATGAACCGGCCATTGCTGGCAAATCAGCGGAGGTATTCCGCCACTATGGCCTTACGGGCGACAATATCAAGCAGGTTGCGTTCGAATTGATCAACAAGTAA
- a CDS encoding sensor histidine kinase, producing MYRNFKSRFSSKSLRFRIIGSVSIVIFILILLMIINNVYAIRTVRSQVFESNKNTLDIYMKQMDDDFSDVENFLAGMSSTDVNIKSIEMPAREIDRYLAQYRAERLLKNTIWSYRMIDGFFVYSDSAQIYIDAVQNDINARDKQRIKNYVTQQFSDVHTAGFSRSSWSPVEIDGDFYLLRVIKVWNSSVGAWVKVNDLIEPLRGKHFSGVNNLFLTQEDGRPMITDPFLDGRIIDLHINPDEYHLTNDGRNKYLVIAQHSERGEFSMVALIRDNNILDGLDSLQTLIAVIALCVIVILLFLTFMLRKLVMAPLNNLRLAMKSLKSGNFDVKIQSENLCDEFVMVNHTFEDMTGQIKRLKIDVYEEKILKQRAELQYLQLQLNPHFFMNCLSVIHSLAGLSKTGLIQDMTVNLRNYLRYALEGDHLVPLDKEIEHVKTYLDIQRLRFPDSLICEFDIDAETVDAIVPPLIIQTFTENAIKHEAVVGETFCISISASVLRNGLAPKLRLVIIDSGDGFQDSILQILREGRRVCDVNGRHIGIHNIQQRLMLIYGDQTRIEFSNEPGLGARVDIEIPLQQDEAKAVHTS from the coding sequence ATGTATCGAAATTTTAAATCGCGTTTCTCCAGCAAGTCGCTGCGGTTCCGCATTATTGGCAGCGTCTCGATTGTCATATTCATTTTAATTCTGCTTATGATCATTAATAACGTGTATGCTATTCGCACAGTACGCAGCCAGGTCTTCGAATCGAACAAAAATACGCTGGATATTTATATGAAGCAAATGGACGACGACTTTTCCGATGTGGAGAATTTTTTGGCCGGAATGAGCAGCACCGATGTGAATATCAAGAGCATTGAGATGCCTGCTCGGGAGATTGACCGGTACCTGGCCCAATATCGGGCCGAACGGCTGCTCAAGAACACCATCTGGAGCTATCGGATGATCGACGGCTTTTTTGTTTATTCGGATTCCGCACAGATTTATATTGATGCCGTACAGAACGATATTAATGCCCGGGACAAGCAAAGAATCAAGAATTATGTAACTCAGCAGTTCAGCGATGTACACACGGCGGGATTCAGCCGTTCAAGCTGGTCTCCTGTCGAGATCGATGGCGACTTTTATTTACTCCGGGTCATTAAAGTCTGGAACTCCAGCGTGGGTGCGTGGGTGAAAGTAAACGATCTGATTGAGCCACTGCGGGGTAAACATTTCAGCGGGGTAAACAATCTCTTTTTAACTCAGGAAGACGGCAGGCCAATGATTACGGACCCTTTCCTTGACGGCCGAATCATCGACCTGCATATAAACCCGGACGAATATCATCTGACCAATGACGGCAGGAACAAATATTTGGTCATCGCGCAGCATTCGGAGCGCGGCGAATTCAGTATGGTTGCCTTGATTCGGGACAATAACATTCTGGATGGTCTGGACTCCCTGCAAACGTTGATCGCGGTCATTGCCTTATGCGTAATCGTGATTTTGCTCTTTTTAACCTTTATGCTCAGGAAGCTGGTGATGGCGCCGCTGAACAACCTTCGGCTCGCGATGAAATCGCTCAAATCAGGCAATTTCGATGTAAAAATCCAGAGTGAAAACCTGTGCGACGAGTTTGTGATGGTCAATCATACGTTCGAGGACATGACCGGCCAGATCAAACGGCTGAAAATTGACGTGTATGAAGAAAAGATTCTCAAGCAGCGGGCGGAGCTCCAGTATTTGCAATTGCAGCTCAACCCCCATTTTTTCATGAACTGTCTTAGCGTTATTCACAGCCTGGCTGGTCTTTCCAAAACGGGTCTGATTCAGGACATGACCGTCAATCTGCGGAACTATTTGCGCTACGCGCTGGAGGGCGACCATCTGGTACCGCTGGACAAAGAGATTGAGCATGTCAAGACTTACCTGGACATACAGCGGCTGCGGTTTCCGGACAGCCTGATCTGCGAATTCGATATTGACGCCGAGACGGTGGATGCCATTGTGCCTCCGTTAATAATCCAGACCTTTACGGAAAATGCTATCAAACACGAGGCTGTTGTCGGGGAGACGTTCTGCATTTCGATATCCGCCAGCGTATTGAGGAATGGGCTGGCTCCGAAGCTGCGGCTTGTCATCATTGATTCAGGGGACGGCTTTCAGGACTCTATTCTTCAAATTCTGAGGGAAGGCCGAAGAGTTTGCGATGTCAACGGGCGGCATATCGGCATTCACAACATCCAGCAGCGGTTGATGCTTATCTACGGGGACCAAACCAGAATCGAATTTTCCAACGAACCCGGCTTAGGAGCCAGAGTTGATATTGAAATTCCCTTACAACAGGATGAGGCAAAGGCGGTGCACACATCATGA
- a CDS encoding transketolase → MEIQELKVKASQIRMDLLTIIHRAKTGHTGGSLSNTDILTALYYEIMNIDPANSKWEDRDRFIASKGHSVESLWCVLADRGFFPREELETYSQFGTRLIGHPNNKVPGIEMNTGALGHGLPISVGMALAAKRDGRSYRVFCLMGDGEQAEGSNWEAAMAGAHYKLDNLVGIIDRNRLQISGSTEEVMGLEPLDEKWAAFGWNVVSINGNDMEELLQAFRAVPEVPGKPTLIMANTTKGKGVSFAENVPAWHHHVPNDEELALALSELSASIEELTQKGQVQ, encoded by the coding sequence ATGGAAATTCAGGAACTGAAAGTCAAGGCCTCACAAATCCGGATGGATCTGCTGACCATTATTCACCGCGCCAAAACGGGCCATACAGGGGGATCTTTGAGTAACACGGACATTTTAACGGCCTTATATTATGAAATTATGAATATTGATCCCGCTAATTCGAAATGGGAAGACCGTGACCGCTTCATTGCCAGCAAAGGTCATTCCGTAGAATCACTATGGTGTGTTCTAGCTGACCGCGGTTTCTTCCCCAGAGAAGAACTGGAAACCTACAGCCAGTTCGGCACCCGGCTCATCGGCCACCCGAACAACAAGGTGCCCGGCATCGAGATGAATACCGGCGCCCTCGGCCATGGTCTGCCCATTTCCGTCGGCATGGCACTGGCGGCCAAGCGGGACGGGCGGTCTTACCGTGTGTTCTGTCTGATGGGAGACGGCGAGCAGGCCGAAGGCTCCAACTGGGAAGCCGCCATGGCAGGCGCCCATTATAAACTGGATAATCTGGTCGGCATTATCGACCGCAACCGGCTTCAAATCAGCGGGTCTACCGAAGAGGTCATGGGCCTGGAACCGCTGGACGAGAAATGGGCCGCCTTCGGCTGGAATGTTGTTTCGATCAACGGCAACGATATGGAAGAACTGCTGCAGGCATTCCGCGCCGTACCGGAAGTACCCGGCAAACCAACGCTGATTATGGCCAATACGACCAAGGGCAAGGGCGTATCCTTCGCCGAGAATGTTCCCGCCTGGCACCACCATGTGCCGAACGATGAGGAACTCGCGCTGGCGCTGTCTGAGCTGAGCGCGTCCATTGAGGAATTGACACAGAAAGGGCAGGTGCAATAA
- a CDS encoding response regulator transcription factor, whose amino-acid sequence MNILIVDDDIFFVEDVKRSMDWAALGIQQVFTAHSMRQAQQILLNQSIQILLSDIEMPKGSGLDLLIWVREQNLQTVNIFLTGHASFMYANQAIKLGGFDYILKPAPYQELEDVLKKAVQKVNIQRVYTEYTQQAQYWTENRTHIAGQFWREILRGDLPPVDLKIAAEAAYRHVAYSAENLCFPILVSINEMNQRADEWGRSLFDYAFKNIASEILLPEQEAPVIVALDKNLFVVLDLCSPANLRPVQVIAERCRTLVTYGGTYLPCTLSCYIDRYVAPEKLCKVTEQLLKLKNNNVVNDSRVLVMGQSSVSGIPYSPPAMEEWFTWILENRKDQVLEAVGHYLNHLVSSNQVDAYVLRQFHHDFMQGMYVVLNQKGILAHSIFTDSEWAELQDESFSSVTAMEKWIGLIVGKAADYAYSVEKTSSVVDRVKQYIRQNLNEEINRSALAAHVYLNPEYLSHIFKKKTGISLSDYINGERIREAQRLLVTSDAPIRDIALQAGYGNLAYFSKIFKKITGKTPVEYRGSVQC is encoded by the coding sequence ATGAATATTCTGATTGTCGATGACGATATTTTTTTCGTGGAGGACGTTAAACGTTCCATGGATTGGGCCGCGCTGGGCATTCAACAAGTATTTACCGCCCATAGCATGCGGCAGGCACAACAAATATTGCTGAATCAGAGCATCCAGATTCTGCTCAGCGATATTGAGATGCCAAAAGGCAGCGGACTGGATCTGTTGATCTGGGTAAGGGAACAGAACCTGCAGACGGTCAATATTTTTTTAACGGGCCATGCCAGTTTCATGTATGCGAATCAGGCGATCAAACTTGGCGGATTCGATTATATTTTGAAACCGGCTCCCTATCAGGAACTGGAGGACGTGTTGAAAAAAGCGGTGCAAAAAGTCAATATCCAGCGCGTGTATACAGAATATACCCAGCAAGCCCAATATTGGACCGAAAACCGGACGCATATTGCCGGACAGTTCTGGAGGGAAATTCTTCGCGGCGATCTCCCTCCTGTTGATCTGAAAATCGCGGCTGAAGCCGCTTACAGACATGTTGCTTATTCTGCGGAGAATCTCTGCTTCCCTATTCTTGTCAGCATCAACGAAATGAATCAAAGAGCCGATGAATGGGGACGCTCTCTCTTTGACTATGCTTTTAAAAATATTGCCAGTGAAATTCTGCTGCCCGAGCAGGAGGCGCCGGTCATTGTCGCACTGGACAAAAACCTGTTTGTCGTGCTGGACCTGTGCTCCCCGGCCAATCTGCGTCCGGTACAGGTCATCGCCGAACGCTGCCGCACTTTAGTCACCTATGGCGGGACTTATCTTCCCTGTACACTGTCCTGCTATATCGACCGCTATGTCGCTCCCGAAAAGCTTTGCAAGGTGACAGAGCAACTACTGAAGCTGAAGAACAACAATGTGGTCAATGACAGCCGTGTGCTGGTTATGGGCCAAAGTTCGGTAAGCGGAATTCCTTACTCCCCGCCCGCTATGGAGGAATGGTTCACATGGATTCTGGAGAACCGGAAGGATCAGGTTCTTGAAGCTGTCGGACACTACCTGAACCATCTGGTGAGCAGCAACCAGGTCGATGCGTATGTATTAAGACAGTTCCATCACGATTTCATGCAGGGGATGTATGTTGTTCTCAACCAAAAAGGGATTCTGGCACATTCCATCTTTACCGACAGCGAATGGGCGGAGTTGCAGGATGAGTCGTTTAGCTCTGTGACGGCGATGGAAAAGTGGATCGGTCTTATAGTCGGCAAGGCTGCCGATTACGCCTACAGCGTGGAAAAAACCTCTTCCGTCGTCGATCGCGTCAAACAATATATCCGGCAAAATTTGAACGAGGAGATCAACCGGAGTGCGCTTGCGGCGCATGTGTACTTGAATCCGGAGTATTTGTCGCATATTTTCAAGAAAAAAACAGGAATATCGCTCTCCGATTATATTAACGGAGAACGTATCCGTGAAGCGCAGCGGCTGCTGGTCACATCAGATGCTCCGATCCGGGACATCGCCTTACAGGCCGGTTATGGCAATTTGGCCTACTTCTCCAAAATCTTCAAGAAGATCACAGGCAAAACGCCGGTGGAATACCGCGGTAGTGTGCAGTGTTAG